One window from the genome of Pyxicephalus adspersus chromosome 6, UCB_Pads_2.0, whole genome shotgun sequence encodes:
- the SERINC3 gene encoding serine incorporator 3 translates to MGGVLGICSVASWIPCLCSSATCILCRCCPSSNNSTVTRLIYAFLMLLGTLVSCIMLTPGISDKLKKIPGFCEGGFGTGIPSVNGYVDCDVLVGYKAVYRVSFAMTIFFAVFSILMCKVKTSKDPRAAIHNGFWFFKILAIVGIMVGAFYIPEGPFTRTWFYFGLGGAASFIVIQLVLLVDFAHSWNESWVERMEEGNSKCWYAVLLSTTGLLYITSTTFFILLFVFYTVPGGCALNKFFISFNLILCFIVSVISILPKVQEGQPRSGLLQSSVITLYTVYLTWSAISNEPDRTCNPSLMSILSKITAPTLSPQNETVPAAPTSQPLTSLQWWDTQSIIGLVLFVLCLLYSSIRNSTNSQVNKLTLSGNDTPMLDDTVGNGADGEDGEVQRVMDNEKDGVQYNYSFFHFMLCLAALYIMMTLTNWYSPDADFKTITSKWPAVWVKICSSWVCLLIYAWTLVAPLVLPNRDFN, encoded by the exons ATGGGGGGAGTGCTGGGCATCTGTTCTGTCGCCAGCTGG ATTCCATGCCTGTGCAGCAGTGCCACGTGTATTTTGTGCCGATGCTGCCCCAGCTCCAATAACTCCACAGTGACCCGTCTCATCTATGCATTCCTCATGTTGCTGGGCACGTTGGTGTCCTGTATCATGCTCACCCCCGGGATATCGGACAAATtgaaaaag ATCCCGGGGTTCTGTGAAGGAGGATTTGGCACTGGCATCCCCTCAGTTAATGGCTATGTGGACTGTGATGTTCTGGTCGGCTATAAGGCAGTGTATCGCGTCAGCTTTGCCATGACCATTTTCTTTGCAGTCTTCAGCATTCTCATGTGTAAAGTGAAGACTAGCAAGGACCCCCGGGCTGCAATACACAATGG GTTTTGGTTCTTTAAAATTCTGGCCATTGTTGGAATAATGGTGGGAGCTTTCTACATTCCAGAAGGACCTTTCACAAgaa CCTGGTTTTACTTTGGACTAGGAGGGGCCGCTTCCTTCATCGTCATCCAGCTGGTGCTTCTTGTTGACTTTGCACATTCCTGGAATGAGTCGTGGGTGGAGCGCATGGAGGAGGGAAATTCTAAATGTTGGTATGCAG TTTTACTGTCAACTACCGGCTTGCTGTACATCACATCAACAACATTCTTTATCCTCCTGTTTGTATTCTACACTGTGCCCGGGGGCTGTGCCTTGAACAAATTCTTCATTAGTTTCAACTTGATTCTTTGTTTCATCGTGTCGGTCATTTCAATCCTTCCCAAAGTACAG GAAGGTCAACCCCGCTCTGGGCTCCTTCAGTCCTCTGTGATCACCCTGTACACTGTATACCTAACCTGGTCTGCCATATCCAATGAACCCG atCGTACCTGCAATCCAAGCTTGATGAGTATCCTGAGCAAGATTACAGCTCCTACACTGAGTCCTCAGAATGAAACTgtcccagcagccccaacatCCCAGCCCCTGACTTCCCTGCAATGGTGGGATACTCAGAGCATCATTGGCCTGGTCTTGTTCGTGCTATGTCTTCTGTATTCCAG TATCCGAAACTCTACAAACAGCCAAGTGAACAAGCTGACTTTATCTGGTAATGATACACCCATGCTGGATGATACTGTAGGAAATGGTGCAGATGGTGAGGATGGGGAGGTGCAACGCGTAATGGATAATGAAAAGGATGGAGTCCAGTATAACTATTCCTTCTTTCACTTCATGCTGTGCTTAGCTGCTCTCTACATCATGATGACCCTGACCAACTGGTACAG cccGGATGCCGATTTTAAAACCATAACGAGCAAGTGGCCGGCTGTTTGGGTGAAGATATGCTCCAGCTGGGTGTGTCTTTTGATCTATGCCTGGACGTTAGTCGCTCCTCTCGTCCTTCCCAACAGAGACTTCAATTAG